The proteins below come from a single Mesobacillus jeotgali genomic window:
- a CDS encoding rhodanese-like domain-containing protein codes for MKLFGKKALILLAGTMLAFTGGCGTQESSTTPQPKANGQSEQLNVFSFVQQAADSYLKKPAESIAADEIFEKMILNYDPSYFIVDVRDTAAFAAGHIEGSVNIPYSMTADPNQIANLPKDKKILVICFSGHTASQTAALWNMLGYDAVPMVNGMGGWTSDANLGTPLPHTPFDFPVETTETIAGNYDFPAPASKQYTDEAAAILGSADDYLKSGLPPIMKPVDIQESIKNKSNGLLLVDLRPAKEYAAGHLPGAINIAFESLAELEQLKKLSPENKIVLIDHDGTMSSKAARILNMLGYEAYVMKDGMRVWTSNEVINGIKPISNIKVKNYPVKQLNTKLETETGAASCG; via the coding sequence TTGAAGCTGTTTGGAAAAAAAGCATTAATCTTATTGGCCGGCACAATGCTGGCTTTCACTGGTGGCTGTGGCACTCAGGAAAGTTCAACTACACCCCAGCCAAAAGCAAATGGACAAAGTGAGCAACTCAATGTTTTTTCATTCGTACAGCAAGCTGCTGATTCTTATCTGAAAAAACCAGCAGAGTCTATTGCTGCTGATGAAATTTTCGAAAAAATGATATTGAATTACGACCCGTCATACTTCATTGTCGATGTTCGCGATACAGCTGCATTTGCCGCCGGACACATCGAAGGCTCTGTCAATATTCCTTATAGTATGACAGCTGACCCAAACCAGATCGCTAATCTGCCAAAGGACAAAAAGATTCTTGTCATTTGTTTCAGCGGCCATACAGCAAGTCAGACAGCAGCTCTATGGAATATGCTCGGTTATGACGCAGTCCCCATGGTAAATGGAATGGGAGGCTGGACTAGCGACGCGAATTTGGGGACACCGCTTCCTCATACACCATTTGATTTCCCAGTGGAAACAACAGAAACAATAGCCGGGAACTATGATTTCCCAGCTCCAGCAAGCAAACAATACACTGATGAAGCAGCTGCTATCTTAGGAAGTGCCGATGATTATCTAAAATCAGGCCTTCCACCGATCATGAAGCCTGTGGATATCCAGGAATCCATCAAGAATAAGTCGAATGGACTCTTGCTGGTTGACCTTAGACCTGCCAAAGAATATGCTGCTGGCCACTTGCCCGGGGCGATCAATATAGCCTTTGAATCATTGGCAGAACTTGAACAGTTAAAGAAATTGTCTCCCGAAAATAAGATTGTCCTCATTGACCATGATGGCACTATGTCCAGTAAAGCTGCAAGGATTCTCAATATGCTTGGATATGAAGCCTATGTCATGAAAGATGGCATGAGAGTATGGACATCTAATGAAGTT